One window of Thermocoleostomius sinensis A174 genomic DNA carries:
- a CDS encoding CsbD family protein: MSIEDRANAVAKNIEGKVQEAVGNLTGDTKTKSEGQAKQAEAAAMHAVEDVKDTAKDIVDKA, encoded by the coding sequence ATGAGTATTGAAGATCGAGCTAATGCTGTTGCCAAAAACATCGAAGGTAAAGTCCAAGAAGCCGTTGGTAATCTAACTGGCGACACGAAAACCAAGAGCGAAGGTCAAGCCAAGCAAGCAGAAGCAGCAGCCATGCATGCTGTAGAAGATGTCAAAGATACAGCAAAAGACATCGTCGATAAAGCGTAA
- a CDS encoding NADH-quinone oxidoreductase subunit J: MNLADGVQLVSLIVLAVMMIGSALGVVLLSNIVYSAFLLGLVFTSMAGIYILLNAGFVAAAQVLIYVGAVNVLILFGIMLVNKREDFLPVKNAWIGKAATAAVCLGLFVLLGAMVLSTPWALSAAIPTGDDAMVVIGKHFFSDFLLPFELASVLLLMAMIGAIVLARRDFLPDELAEQNGRGSTALTLPERPRELVSSGVSSSKEN, encoded by the coding sequence GTGAATTTAGCCGACGGAGTTCAACTCGTATCGTTGATCGTGCTAGCCGTGATGATGATCGGCTCAGCCCTAGGTGTTGTTTTGCTGTCCAATATTGTCTATTCAGCGTTTCTGCTGGGGCTTGTTTTCACCAGCATGGCTGGCATTTACATTTTGCTGAATGCCGGGTTTGTCGCAGCAGCGCAGGTGCTCATCTATGTGGGCGCTGTCAATGTTCTGATTTTGTTTGGAATTATGCTGGTGAACAAGCGGGAAGATTTTCTTCCGGTGAAGAACGCCTGGATTGGCAAAGCAGCAACCGCGGCTGTATGTCTGGGGTTGTTTGTCTTGCTAGGCGCGATGGTGCTTTCAACTCCATGGGCATTGTCAGCGGCAATTCCGACGGGTGATGACGCCATGGTTGTCATCGGTAAGCACTTCTTCAGTGATTTTCTGTTGCCGTTTGAACTGGCCTCGGTTCTGCTATTGATGGCGATGATTGGGGCGATCGTGCTGGCGCGTCGCGATTTTCTGCCAGACGAACTGGCCGAACAGAATGGTCGAGGTTCAACGGCTTTGACCTTGCCGGAACGCCCCCGCGAGCTTGTTTCCAGCGGTGTCTCCAGCAGTAAGGAAAATTAG
- the nuoH gene encoding NADH-quinone oxidoreductase subunit NuoH: MSPGIDLQGSFIQLLEGLGLPHGAAKAVWIPLPMVVIVAAVTVLALVSTWLERKISAAAQQRIGPEFMGPFGMLVPAADVIKLLFKENVLPAKTDPWLFILAPILVFVPVFLSYLIVPFGQNLVITDINVGVFLWIALSSVAPIGLLMAGYASNNKYSLLGGLRAAAQSISYEIPLALSVLAVVMMSNSLSTIDIVGQQSGYGILGWNVWRQPVGFLIFWIAALAECERMPFDLPEAEEELVAGYQTEYSAVRFMLFYAGSYANLVLSCLLIAVLYLGGWESPIPVGWVANALGVSEATPWLQVITGSLGIVMTLFKAYLMIFLAILLRWTVPRVRIDQLLNLGWKFLLPVSLVNLLLTAGLKLAFPVAFGG, translated from the coding sequence ATGAGTCCAGGAATTGATTTACAAGGAAGTTTCATCCAGCTACTCGAAGGGTTGGGTTTGCCTCATGGGGCTGCCAAAGCCGTTTGGATACCCCTGCCCATGGTCGTCATCGTGGCGGCTGTCACAGTCTTAGCATTAGTTTCAACATGGCTTGAACGAAAAATTTCGGCAGCGGCTCAGCAGCGCATTGGCCCAGAGTTTATGGGCCCCTTTGGGATGCTGGTTCCAGCGGCTGATGTGATCAAACTGTTGTTCAAAGAAAATGTGTTGCCAGCTAAAACCGATCCCTGGTTGTTTATCCTGGCTCCCATTCTCGTTTTCGTCCCGGTCTTTTTGTCTTATCTCATTGTTCCGTTTGGGCAAAACCTCGTTATTACCGATATTAATGTCGGCGTGTTTCTGTGGATTGCCCTGTCCAGTGTGGCTCCGATCGGCTTGCTGATGGCAGGCTATGCCTCTAATAATAAGTACTCTCTGTTAGGCGGGCTGCGGGCGGCGGCGCAATCGATTAGCTACGAGATTCCACTGGCGCTGTCGGTGTTGGCAGTTGTCATGATGTCCAACTCGCTGAGCACGATCGACATTGTGGGTCAACAGTCAGGCTATGGCATCTTGGGCTGGAACGTTTGGCGACAGCCAGTTGGGTTTTTGATCTTTTGGATCGCAGCCTTAGCTGAATGTGAGCGCATGCCCTTTGACCTGCCCGAAGCTGAAGAAGAACTGGTAGCTGGCTATCAAACTGAGTACAGCGCTGTCCGTTTCATGCTGTTCTATGCGGGTTCCTACGCCAACTTGGTGCTCTCCTGTTTGCTAATTGCGGTGCTTTATCTGGGCGGTTGGGAGTCGCCAATTCCAGTTGGCTGGGTTGCTAATGCCTTGGGCGTTAGCGAAGCCACTCCCTGGCTACAGGTCATCACAGGTAGCTTGGGTATCGTCATGACCCTGTTCAAAGCCTACCTAATGATTTTCCTGGCGATTCTGTTGCGCTGGACAGTGCCACGGGTTCGCATTGACCAGTTGCTAAACTTGGGGTGGAAGTTCCTACTCCCAGTTTCCCTAGTGAATCTGCTGCTTACGGCTGGATTGAAGCTGGCCTTCCCCGTTGCCTTTGGTGGATAG
- a CDS encoding choice-of-anchor I family protein has product MSALQPSQPDSPSLSNQTGFLTKIGGFAGSGSEISAYDATTQRLFVISGGTDLEILDLSNPTNPTLVDTLDISEYGAGANSVAIHNGIVAVAVEAEPVTEAGKVVFFRTDGTFLNAVEVGALPDMLTFTPDGSKVLVANEGEPSEDYTVDPEGSVSIINLFNGVENATVSTADFRAFNDRQTELQANGVRILGPNATVAQDVEPEYIAISADGSTAYVTLQENNAVAVVDIATSTVTAIQPLGYKDYTQGNNRLDASDADGEINIRNQPVFGMYQPDAIATFTAGGQTYYITANEGDARIRPTGDEEVPGQAEGDLFNEEVRFSDLPLDPTAFPNAAELQADENLGRLIVTSTMGDTDGDGDFDQVFTYGGRSFSIRDAAGNLVYDSGDDFEQITAATLPDNFNSDNDENTFDTRSDNKGPEPEGVVTARINDRTYAFVGLERVGGIMVYEVTNPDRPVFVQYINTRDFSGDAEEIQGDSGPEGLTFISAEDSPNGTPLLVVNYEVSNTTAIFEVNPPVRISDIQGAAHVSPLVGQDVTDVPGVVTAVDSNGFYLQDPNPDDNDATSEGIFVFTGNSPTVQVGDAVQVSGTVSEFQPGGESTRNLSITQISGDISVEVLSSGNPLPTATIIGAEGRTPPTEIINNDATAPTPEGLNNSPFDPDEDGIDFYESLEGMRVTVRDAVAVSPTNQFGEIFTLADNGENATGVSDRGTINISPNDFNPERVQVQFDDDLLPGFEQTVNVGARLGDVTGVVGYSFGNYEVNVTEPFTPSDSTLQPEVSALRGTDTQLTIASYNVLNLDPKIEDPALTEGGENDVDDDIGSGQFDAIAAHIVNNLNSPDIVALQEIQDNDGAEISAVTSASETLEQLIDRIEAISGIRYAYIDNPFIGNGTSGGQPGGNIRNAFLYNPDRVSFVEGSLRTVTDPADQQTNENNPFFGSRLPLAATFTFNGEDVTVVNNHFSSKGGSAPLFGQLQPADQLQENPAVNSDVDVRRAQARSVRSFVDGITAENPDANVVVAGDLNEFEFISPLTILERSLTNLTNTLPENERYSYIFQGNSQSLDHILVSNNLADRSEFDAVHVNAEFSNQASDHDPLLVRITLNGDSDDALLNNLTTRTATTQSSQVATIDRGAGTAMAEPVTGVTNAATFSAGINLLQPSDTPLTSGLTSPIAAGAANGS; this is encoded by the coding sequence ATGTCGGCATTGCAACCTTCTCAACCAGACAGTCCTTCACTGTCTAATCAGACTGGATTTCTGACGAAAATTGGCGGTTTTGCCGGAAGCGGCTCGGAGATTTCTGCCTATGATGCCACCACTCAGCGATTGTTTGTGATTTCGGGCGGTACAGATCTAGAAATTCTGGATTTGAGCAATCCAACCAACCCCACCCTCGTGGATACGCTGGATATCTCTGAATACGGAGCCGGAGCCAATAGCGTGGCCATTCACAATGGCATTGTAGCCGTAGCGGTAGAAGCCGAGCCTGTCACCGAGGCTGGCAAGGTGGTATTCTTCCGCACCGATGGCACGTTCTTGAATGCAGTGGAAGTCGGGGCTTTGCCCGATATGTTGACCTTTACGCCCGATGGTAGCAAGGTTCTCGTTGCCAATGAAGGCGAACCCAGCGAGGACTATACTGTTGACCCGGAAGGCTCGGTTAGCATTATTAATCTGTTTAACGGGGTGGAAAACGCCACCGTCAGCACGGCAGACTTTCGTGCATTTAACGATCGCCAAACGGAACTGCAAGCCAATGGCGTGCGCATTTTGGGACCCAATGCCACCGTGGCGCAAGATGTGGAACCCGAATACATTGCGATTTCAGCAGATGGCAGCACCGCCTATGTGACGCTGCAAGAAAACAATGCCGTTGCTGTTGTGGATATTGCTACCAGCACCGTCACGGCTATTCAACCCTTGGGCTACAAAGACTACACTCAGGGCAATAATCGCTTGGATGCCAGCGATGCTGATGGGGAAATTAACATCCGCAATCAGCCAGTGTTTGGCATGTATCAGCCGGATGCGATCGCCACATTCACCGCAGGCGGGCAAACTTACTACATCACTGCCAATGAGGGCGATGCGCGGATTCGTCCAACGGGAGATGAGGAAGTGCCCGGTCAGGCAGAAGGCGATCTCTTCAACGAAGAAGTGCGTTTCAGCGATCTTCCCCTCGACCCGACGGCTTTTCCCAATGCGGCTGAACTGCAAGCCGATGAAAATTTGGGACGGCTGATTGTCACTAGCACCATGGGCGATACCGATGGCGATGGTGATTTCGATCAAGTATTCACCTATGGTGGGCGATCGTTCTCGATTCGTGATGCGGCGGGCAACTTGGTCTACGACAGCGGCGATGACTTTGAGCAAATTACGGCGGCTACGCTTCCCGATAACTTCAACTCGGATAACGATGAGAATACCTTCGATACCCGCAGCGACAACAAAGGTCCAGAACCGGAAGGCGTGGTCACGGCGCGAATTAACGATCGCACCTATGCCTTTGTCGGGCTGGAGCGTGTCGGCGGCATTATGGTGTACGAGGTGACAAATCCCGATCGACCGGTGTTTGTGCAATACATCAACACCCGTGACTTTAGCGGCGATGCTGAAGAGATTCAGGGCGATTCCGGACCCGAAGGCTTGACCTTTATCTCGGCGGAAGATAGCCCCAACGGAACGCCGCTGCTGGTGGTCAATTATGAAGTCAGCAATACTACCGCCATTTTTGAGGTGAATCCCCCCGTGCGCATCAGTGATATTCAAGGTGCGGCCCACGTCTCGCCGCTGGTGGGTCAAGACGTGACAGACGTACCCGGCGTTGTCACTGCTGTAGATAGCAACGGCTTCTATTTGCAAGACCCCAACCCTGACGACAACGACGCCACTTCTGAGGGGATCTTCGTGTTTACAGGGAATTCCCCGACGGTACAAGTGGGCGATGCGGTGCAAGTCAGCGGCACGGTCAGCGAGTTTCAGCCGGGCGGCGAGTCTACCCGCAATCTGTCGATTACGCAGATCAGCGGTGATATCAGCGTAGAAGTGCTGTCCAGCGGCAATCCCCTGCCCACTGCCACGATTATTGGCGCAGAAGGACGCACTCCACCCACCGAAATCATCAACAATGATGCGACGGCCCCCACTCCCGAAGGGCTGAACAATAGCCCCTTTGACCCCGACGAAGACGGCATTGATTTCTACGAAAGTTTGGAAGGAATGCGCGTTACGGTTCGGGATGCTGTGGCCGTTAGCCCCACGAATCAGTTTGGCGAAATTTTCACCTTGGCTGATAATGGCGAAAACGCTACCGGCGTTAGCGATCGCGGCACGATTAACATTAGCCCCAACGACTTCAACCCAGAGCGAGTTCAAGTACAGTTTGATGATGATCTGTTGCCTGGGTTTGAGCAAACTGTGAACGTGGGTGCTCGACTGGGGGATGTCACAGGCGTTGTCGGCTATAGTTTTGGTAACTACGAAGTCAACGTTACCGAACCTTTCACTCCCAGCGATTCCACCCTTCAGCCGGAAGTTTCCGCCCTGCGAGGCACAGATACGCAACTGACGATCGCTAGCTACAATGTTCTCAATTTAGATCCCAAAATTGAAGATCCGGCCCTGACTGAAGGCGGTGAAAACGATGTAGATGACGATATTGGCAGTGGGCAGTTTGACGCGATCGCCGCTCACATTGTTAATAACCTCAACTCGCCGGATATTGTGGCCTTGCAAGAGATCCAGGATAACGACGGAGCCGAAATCAGCGCTGTCACCTCGGCTAGCGAAACCCTGGAACAGTTAATTGATCGCATCGAAGCCATCAGCGGCATTCGCTATGCCTACATCGACAATCCGTTCATTGGCAACGGCACCAGCGGTGGTCAACCCGGCGGCAACATTCGCAATGCTTTCCTGTACAATCCCGATCGCGTTAGCTTCGTGGAAGGCTCGTTGCGCACCGTCACCGATCCAGCCGATCAGCAAACCAATGAGAATAATCCCTTCTTCGGGAGTCGGTTGCCCCTCGCGGCTACCTTCACCTTTAATGGTGAAGACGTAACGGTGGTCAACAATCACTTCTCGTCTAAAGGCGGCAGTGCTCCGTTGTTTGGGCAACTTCAACCCGCTGACCAATTGCAGGAAAATCCAGCGGTGAACAGCGATGTAGATGTGCGTCGGGCCCAAGCGCGATCAGTCAGAAGCTTTGTCGATGGCATCACCGCCGAGAATCCCGATGCAAATGTGGTTGTAGCCGGAGATTTGAACGAATTCGAGTTCATCTCGCCGCTAACTATCCTAGAGCGTAGTCTGACCAACCTCACCAACACGCTGCCCGAAAATGAGCGCTATAGTTACATTTTCCAGGGCAATTCCCAGTCGCTCGATCATATTTTGGTGAGTAATAACCTGGCCGATCGCAGCGAATTTGATGCGGTGCACGTCAATGCAGAATTCTCCAATCAAGCTAGCGATCATGATCCGTTACTGGTGCGGATCACGCTGAATGGAGATAGCGATGATGCGTTGCTCAACAATCTCACCACCAGAACTGCAACCACTCAATCGTCACAGGTGGCAACAATCGATCGCGGTGCTGGAACTGCTATGGCTGAGCCTGTCACTGGTGTTACGAATGCGGCTACGTTTAGTGCGGGAATCAATTTATTGCAACCCAGTGATACGCCGCTAACATCGGGATTGACCTCACCGATTGCCGCTGGCGCCGCTAACGGAAGCTAG
- the ndhI gene encoding NAD(P)H-quinone oxidoreductase subunit I, producing MKFLKQVGDYTKEAVQAAKYIGQGLSVTFDHMQRRPITVQYPYEKLIPSERFRGRIHFEFDKCIACEVCVRVCPINLPVVDWEFNKETKKKKLNHYSIDFGVCIFCGNCVEFCPTNCLSMTEEYELSTYDRHELNYDNVALGRLPYSVMHSDPMVTPLRELAYLPKGVLDPHALPEGTRRAGRLPEELLQEQERADAK from the coding sequence CTGAAGTTCCTCAAACAAGTCGGTGATTACACTAAAGAGGCGGTTCAAGCTGCCAAATATATTGGTCAAGGATTGTCTGTTACCTTCGATCACATGCAGCGCCGCCCGATTACAGTGCAGTATCCCTACGAGAAATTAATTCCGTCGGAACGCTTTCGCGGCCGCATTCACTTTGAGTTTGATAAGTGCATCGCCTGCGAAGTTTGTGTCCGCGTTTGCCCCATTAACTTGCCGGTTGTGGATTGGGAATTCAATAAAGAAACGAAGAAGAAGAAGCTGAATCACTACAGCATTGACTTCGGAGTTTGCATTTTTTGTGGCAATTGTGTCGAGTTTTGTCCCACCAATTGTCTATCCATGACTGAAGAGTATGAGTTGTCAACCTACGATCGCCACGAACTGAACTACGATAACGTGGCGTTGGGTCGTCTGCCCTACAGCGTCATGCATTCTGACCCAATGGTGACGCCGCTGCGTGAGTTGGCTTACTTGCCTAAAGGGGTGCTTGACCCCCATGCCTTGCCAGAGGGCACTCGTCGGGCGGGTAGACTGCCGGAAGAACTTCTGCAAGAACAAGAGCGCGCAGACGCCAAATAA
- a CDS encoding diacylglycerol/lipid kinase family protein, which produces MRRACLIVNPTSGTVGDDPVNVEQLPSIVSALQSGGITTDVVLTESGTSPKTLAQRALTQAYDLVIAAGGDGTVSEVAKGLLHTSMPLGILPIGTYNNIAHSLNLPLEIMDACQVVIHGQIVSIDVGVANNQHYFFEAAGVGLDAVLFPLGEEIKGGRWQRLWQVVTLTLNYQPKRIRMRFDRSIAEARYVADLTTHPTKRRLWQRLAAKRYELQRLALLVVIANGPYYGSGFTVAPDAALNDGLLTISVFRNFSKWELLRHFWSINLGQHHYNPKIETYRVAEVRLSARAKLPVHVDGQPIGELPVTMKAVKQALRVIVPTHPSTIASLTLN; this is translated from the coding sequence ATGCGGCGGGCCTGTTTAATTGTAAATCCGACATCGGGTACTGTCGGAGATGACCCCGTGAACGTGGAGCAGTTGCCGTCGATCGTCTCGGCTCTGCAATCGGGGGGGATTACCACAGACGTGGTTTTAACGGAATCCGGCACTTCTCCAAAAACCTTGGCGCAACGAGCATTGACCCAAGCCTATGATTTGGTAATTGCGGCAGGTGGTGATGGAACCGTGAGCGAAGTGGCCAAAGGCTTGTTACACACCTCCATGCCACTAGGAATTTTACCGATCGGTACGTACAACAACATTGCTCATAGCTTGAACCTTCCCCTCGAGATCATGGATGCCTGCCAAGTCGTGATTCATGGGCAAATTGTGAGCATTGATGTAGGCGTTGCTAATAACCAGCACTATTTTTTTGAGGCGGCAGGGGTTGGGCTGGATGCAGTACTATTTCCGTTGGGTGAAGAAATTAAGGGGGGACGGTGGCAACGGCTCTGGCAAGTGGTTACGTTGACGTTGAACTATCAGCCTAAGCGCATCCGGATGCGATTTGATCGATCGATCGCTGAGGCTCGCTATGTTGCTGATTTGACGACCCACCCCACAAAACGCAGGTTGTGGCAACGCCTTGCTGCAAAACGATACGAGTTGCAGCGCTTAGCGTTATTAGTTGTCATAGCCAATGGGCCATACTATGGCAGTGGATTTACCGTTGCGCCAGATGCTGCACTGAATGATGGATTACTCACCATTAGCGTATTTCGTAACTTCAGCAAATGGGAATTGTTGCGTCATTTCTGGTCAATTAATTTAGGACAACACCACTATAACCCCAAAATTGAAACCTATCGGGTGGCAGAAGTGCGCCTGTCTGCACGGGCAAAACTGCCAGTTCATGTGGATGGACAACCGATCGGCGAATTGCCTGTCACAATGAAAGCGGTCAAGCAAGCACTGCGCGTCATTGTTCCAACCCACCCATCTACGATTGCATCGCTGACCCTAAATTGA